TAAATTAACGAAACTCCAGTTGTACTTCTATACTGCTTTTTTAATTAGTCCTTGCTCATCTTTAAAGATATCTCCAGTATGAATACTATCAAGATATCTTCTAAGAACATTCTTGAGTACTGGAATTTTTTCCACTATAGACTCTGGTAAATCAGGATTTATCTTTATTGATCTATCAGCTATTTTTTGGCAATACCCACACTTTTCGCATGAAATAAGCCGGCATTCATTCTTCTTGAAGTATTCAAGAAAACCATCCAACGCACTATTGTCGAGATAGTACAGTTTATAGCGAGAAAGGACTGATAATGCGTCGAGCAATTCTTTACTTGCTGTATCAGATTTAATCAATCTTGCCATATCAAGGTTCTGTAACCTTGTCGAACCAGGTAGATTAAGTAAATCAATTAAATTACCGTTATATTTTCTCTCTGTATAAGCTTTTACAACATTCACTATCCAATCAGTTGTACAGGTTCTATCAACGATTTTAATTTTTTCAATACCTATATCTTCATATTCCCCAAGGTCTTCGGGACGAACCCAAGGAGACTTGATTATCTCAACAGGGTTAAAAATCTTCTCGTAAAAACAGTTCAGGAAACAATACTCTGTTACAAATCCTTTATTTTTATGTTCTGATTGAGATCCATGACTACTTATATTAGCATGATGTAAACGACTTGGGCACTGATATAAACAGATGTCATTTACAAAGAGATGGAATTGGCAACTTACATTTTTCACCATGGCTTTCATAAGTCTAAAATCTCGCTGAATACACATAAAATCCCATGCAATCGCATCAGCACCATATTCTTCAAACCATTTTGCACGTTGGACACCATTTACAGTTGCAAAACACGATATAACTACCTGTAAATTAGAATGCCGTGATTTAATTAAACGCAATAAATATGGAGATGATACTGTAACTTTATCCACTTTCATATCAATGATCCATTCTAACAACTCATCGAATTTGTACTGCCATTCTTTTGAAAACTCTACTGCATTAAGACAGGAAGCATTAAGGAGGTAGTTAAATTTAATATTTCTTTTATGTGCCTCTTCTACATAATGCTTTGCCTGTTCCCGATTGACCTTAGGAAGAAGATACGAAGACCGTCCACCTCCAATAATATCCATATCAAGCTTCCCAAACACATCTTCCACTTCCGGATATTTTCTTAATTCATCTAAAAGATCCATTTGCCAATTTGTTGCCACTGTAAACTTCATTTTTCTATTACCCCCTTCTTAGATTTAATAAATAGCCGCAAAATATCGGCTATTTTTACATCCCACTCAGAAAACTCACTCATAGCAAACAGTTGTTGAACCTCACTGACTGTGTAAGAGGCTCTTAT
The nucleotide sequence above comes from bacterium. Encoded proteins:
- a CDS encoding U32 family peptidase, with amino-acid sequence MKFTVATNWQMDLLDELRKYPEVEDVFGKLDMDIIGGGRSSYLLPKVNREQAKHYVEEAHKRNIKFNYLLNASCLNAVEFSKEWQYKFDELLEWIIDMKVDKVTVSSPYLLRLIKSRHSNLQVVISCFATVNGVQRAKWFEEYGADAIAWDFMCIQRDFRLMKAMVKNVSCQFHLFVNDICLYQCPSRLHHANISSHGSQSEHKNKGFVTEYCFLNCFYEKIFNPVEIIKSPWVRPEDLGEYEDIGIEKIKIVDRTCTTDWIVNVVKAYTERKYNGNLIDLLNLPGSTRLQNLDMARLIKSDTASKELLDALSVLSRYKLYYLDNSALDGFLEYFKKNECRLISCEKCGYCQKIADRSIKINPDLPESIVEKIPVLKNVLRRYLDSIHTGDIFKDEQGLIKKAV